One stretch of Chryseobacterium indologenes DNA includes these proteins:
- a CDS encoding DMT family transporter gives MNWILLVIAGLFEVAFASCLGKAKETSGTEMYLWYTGFLITMTISMLLLIKATQTLPIGTAYAVWTGIGAVGTALMGIIFFKDPVSFWRVFFIVTLIGSVVGLKAVSSSH, from the coding sequence ATGAATTGGATACTATTAGTTATCGCAGGATTATTTGAGGTGGCCTTTGCCTCTTGTCTAGGAAAAGCAAAAGAAACATCAGGAACGGAAATGTATCTTTGGTACACTGGCTTTCTGATAACGATGACAATCAGTATGCTTCTTCTGATCAAAGCTACGCAAACATTACCTATTGGTACTGCTTATGCGGTATGGACAGGAATTGGAGCGGTAGGAACCGCTTTAATGGGAATTATCTTCTTTAAAGATCCTGTAAGCTTCTGGAGAGTATTTTTTATTGTAACTCTTATTGGATCTGTGGTAGGTTTAAAAGCCGTTTCTTCATCACATTAA
- a CDS encoding HAD family hydrolase, with amino-acid sequence MNNHITTIAFDADDTLWINEPYFQEAEKKFCALLEDYLPHHSVSQELFKTEMKNLHLYGYGVKGFMLCMIETIGRVSNNTASLELVNKAIELGQELLQKPIELLNGVTETLDSLKGKYRLVVATKGDLLDQERKLKNSGLQDYFHHIEIMSDKKEKDYKKLLKHLDCQPENFLMLGNSIKSDILPVLEIGGSAAHIPYHITWSHEQHDVNLEHENFMELKTINEILQFFNHQD; translated from the coding sequence ATGAATAATCATATTACCACCATAGCCTTTGATGCAGATGATACCCTTTGGATTAATGAACCTTACTTTCAGGAAGCAGAAAAGAAGTTCTGCGCACTTCTTGAAGACTATCTTCCCCATCATTCCGTATCTCAGGAACTTTTTAAAACAGAAATGAAGAATCTGCATTTATACGGATATGGAGTAAAAGGGTTTATGCTTTGCATGATTGAGACTATTGGAAGGGTTTCTAATAATACTGCATCGCTGGAATTGGTGAACAAAGCGATTGAGCTAGGCCAAGAGCTCCTTCAAAAGCCTATTGAACTGCTGAACGGAGTTACAGAGACGTTGGATAGTTTAAAAGGAAAATACAGACTTGTAGTAGCCACAAAAGGAGATTTGCTGGATCAGGAGCGTAAACTGAAGAATTCCGGATTACAGGATTATTTTCACCATATTGAAATCATGAGTGATAAAAAGGAAAAGGACTATAAAAAATTGCTAAAACACCTTGACTGTCAACCGGAAAATTTTCTGATGCTTGGAAACTCTATTAAATCGGATATTTTACCCGTATTGGAAATTGGCGGATCGGCAGCTCATATTCCTTATCATATTACCTGGAGCCATGAACAACATGATGTTAACCTGGAACACGAAAATTTTATGGAACTGAAAACTATTAATGAAATCTTACAATTCTTTAATCATCAAGATTGA
- a CDS encoding DoxX family protein: protein MNYNNSNSSSIPKDIILLAVRVFVGFAMLSHGYPKLQMLLAGGKIEFFDFLGMGPQITLILTVLAEFVCSILLILGLFTRVSLGFLIFTMVIAGFVVHGADPFEKREMSLIYLSVYLLLMIIGAGKVSVDHLIERRKRASDW, encoded by the coding sequence ATGAACTACAATAATTCAAATTCGAGCTCAATACCTAAAGATATTATTTTATTAGCTGTGAGAGTATTTGTTGGTTTTGCAATGCTTTCTCATGGATATCCAAAACTTCAAATGCTGCTGGCAGGAGGGAAAATTGAATTTTTCGACTTTCTGGGAATGGGACCGCAAATTACTCTGATTCTTACAGTACTGGCTGAATTTGTTTGTTCAATCCTGCTGATATTGGGACTTTTTACAAGAGTTTCCTTAGGTTTCCTGATCTTTACAATGGTCATTGCCGGATTTGTAGTGCATGGTGCCGATCCTTTTGAAAAAAGAGAAATGAGTCTTATTTATCTTTCCGTATATCTTCTTCTGATGATTATCGGAGCCGGAAAAGTTTCTGTAGACCATCTGATTGAAAGAAGAAAAAGAGCTTCAGACTGGTAA
- a CDS encoding Crp/Fnr family transcriptional regulator — protein MLRTNQSFLSHLEELYHHQTGENIIMEFFSIGQKLLIQDHSVSKVMLIKEGITKCYFEEENGKEYIVEFLGSGEILGEVELIKNIPCLCGIEALTEVVVYTISLPYFNELIQKDLILNNLLLNSFAERIINTSSRASYQQLYTVEHTLTQLLKMQSKQNIQISKEDMAAYLGITVRSLNRILKDLQ, from the coding sequence ATGTTACGAACGAATCAGTCATTTTTAAGCCATCTTGAGGAGCTTTACCATCACCAAACCGGAGAAAATATTATTATGGAATTCTTTTCCATAGGACAGAAATTATTGATTCAGGATCACTCCGTTTCTAAAGTAATGTTGATAAAAGAAGGCATCACAAAATGCTATTTTGAAGAAGAAAACGGAAAAGAATATATTGTTGAATTCCTGGGAAGCGGAGAAATTCTAGGTGAAGTAGAGTTGATTAAAAATATCCCTTGTCTGTGTGGAATTGAAGCATTGACAGAAGTTGTAGTGTATACCATAAGTCTGCCTTATTTTAATGAATTGATTCAAAAAGATCTTATCCTGAATAATTTACTGCTAAATTCCTTTGCAGAGCGCATTATCAATACTTCAAGCAGAGCTTCTTATCAACAGCTTTATACGGTAGAACATACCCTTACACAGTTGCTTAAAATGCAGTCTAAACAGAATATCCAGATTTCTAAAGAAGATATGGCAGCATACCTCGGAATTACAGTAAGAAGTCTGAACAGGATTCTGAAGGATCTACAATAA
- a CDS encoding sigma-54-dependent transcriptional regulator has translation MQKILIVEDEKAISGVLHSILSDELTDYEFVIAEDGLEGYKQVEKEDFALVISDIKMPKLSGTELLKQSLVLKPETTFIMISGHADIDSAVSCLKEGAYDFISKPIDINRLITSVKNALVKETLKKENKNLQTENKTLKRKVNKKYQMIGTSPALQKIQDMIEKVAVSDARVLITGPNGAGKELVAHAIHNQSERARGPMVEVNCAAIPSELIESELFGHVKGSFTGAIKDKQGKFEQANGGTIFLDEIGDMSLIAQAKVLRALQESKVSPVGSDKEIKVDVRVIAATNKNMQKEIEEGKFREDLYHRLSVIEIYVPPLDDRKDDIKLLVEHFSGMIADEHGTAVKKFDDKAIDALKALSWTGNIRELRNVVERLIILGGNTVSESDVASFVRK, from the coding sequence ATGCAAAAAATCCTTATAGTAGAAGACGAAAAAGCAATCTCAGGAGTACTTCACAGTATTCTTTCTGACGAACTTACAGATTATGAATTTGTAATCGCCGAAGACGGCCTTGAAGGTTACAAACAGGTAGAAAAAGAAGATTTCGCGTTGGTGATCTCTGATATCAAGATGCCTAAACTTTCAGGAACCGAGCTTTTAAAGCAAAGTCTCGTATTAAAACCTGAAACTACCTTTATCATGATTTCAGGTCACGCAGACATTGATTCTGCTGTTTCCTGCCTAAAAGAGGGTGCATACGACTTTATTTCCAAGCCAATTGATATCAACAGGCTTATTACCAGTGTAAAAAACGCTTTAGTTAAAGAAACTCTGAAGAAAGAAAACAAAAATCTTCAGACTGAAAATAAAACGTTAAAGAGAAAAGTAAACAAAAAGTACCAGATGATCGGAACCTCTCCTGCTCTTCAGAAGATTCAGGATATGATCGAAAAGGTAGCTGTTTCTGATGCAAGGGTTTTAATCACAGGACCTAACGGTGCTGGTAAGGAATTGGTTGCTCATGCTATTCACAACCAAAGTGAGCGTGCAAGAGGACCAATGGTAGAGGTGAACTGTGCGGCTATCCCATCTGAGCTTATTGAATCTGAACTTTTCGGACACGTAAAGGGATCTTTTACCGGTGCTATTAAAGATAAGCAAGGGAAATTCGAGCAAGCTAACGGAGGAACTATTTTCCTTGACGAGATTGGAGATATGAGCCTTATTGCTCAGGCTAAGGTATTGAGAGCACTTCAGGAAAGCAAAGTATCTCCTGTAGGAAGTGATAAAGAAATAAAAGTTGATGTAAGAGTTATTGCAGCAACCAACAAAAATATGCAGAAAGAGATTGAAGAAGGAAAATTCAGAGAAGATCTTTACCACAGACTTTCTGTCATTGAAATCTATGTTCCACCATTGGATGACAGAAAAGATGATATCAAATTATTGGTTGAGCATTTCTCCGGTATGATTGCTGACGAGCATGGTACGGCTGTGAAAAAGTTTGATGATAAAGCTATTGATGCTTTAAAAGCTCTTTCGTGGACTGGAAATATCAGGGAGCTAAGGAATGTTGTGGAAAGATTGATTATTCTTGGTGGAAACACTGTTTCTGAAAGCGACGTTGCAAGTTTTGTAAGGAAATAA
- the map gene encoding type I methionyl aminopeptidase: MIQLKTIDELRLMKESARLVSKTLGMLAKEIKPGITTLYLDKLAHDFIKDHGAQPAFLGYGGFPNSLCISPNEQVVHGFPNNEVVKEGDVLSVDCGVILNGFVGDHAYTFEIGEVKPEVKKLLKVAKESLYKGIEQCIRGKRIGDISHAIQAHCEKEGYGVVRELVGHGLGRQMHEDPQVPNYGRQGSGKVIKDGLAIAIEPMINLGTEKVKFHNDGWTVTTLDNLPSAHFEHDVAVINGKPVLLSTFEYVYEALGIVSDEEKPFQLDF; this comes from the coding sequence ATGATTCAACTAAAAACAATAGACGAATTACGTCTGATGAAGGAGAGCGCCCGATTGGTTTCTAAAACATTGGGAATGCTGGCAAAAGAAATTAAACCCGGAATTACGACTTTATATTTAGATAAGCTGGCCCACGATTTTATTAAAGACCATGGTGCTCAACCTGCATTCTTAGGTTACGGAGGTTTCCCGAACTCTCTGTGTATTTCCCCGAATGAGCAGGTGGTTCACGGTTTCCCGAATAATGAAGTGGTAAAAGAAGGAGACGTTCTTTCTGTAGACTGTGGGGTAATCCTTAACGGATTTGTAGGAGATCATGCTTATACTTTTGAAATTGGTGAAGTAAAACCGGAAGTTAAAAAGCTTTTGAAAGTTGCCAAAGAATCGCTTTATAAAGGAATTGAGCAATGTATCAGAGGAAAAAGAATCGGAGATATCTCTCATGCTATTCAGGCACATTGTGAAAAAGAAGGATACGGTGTCGTAAGAGAACTTGTAGGACATGGTTTGGGTAGACAAATGCATGAAGATCCTCAGGTTCCTAATTACGGAAGACAAGGAAGCGGAAAAGTAATCAAAGACGGTTTGGCAATTGCTATTGAACCGATGATTAACCTTGGGACCGAGAAAGTAAAATTCCATAATGATGGCTGGACGGTAACGACTTTAGATAACCTGCCTTCTGCACACTTTGAGCACGATGTAGCGGTTATTAACGGTAAACCGGTATTGCTTTCTACATTTGAATATGTATATGAAGCATTAGGGATTGTAAGTGACGAAGAAAAGCCTTTCCAACTGGATTTTTAA
- a CDS encoding GNAT family N-acetyltransferase: protein MGNLKFRNAELADLNKIVAIYNSTVASRMVTADVEEVSVESKVQWFNEHNPDTRPLWMVEDADGQIVGWVSFSSFHERPAYLGTVEVSIYLDERSRGKGYGKTILQYCIDNAGRFGVINLVALIFLHNEPSLKLFRHFGFEDWGTLPDVAVLDGIERSLKILGKRIK, encoded by the coding sequence ATGGGAAATTTAAAATTCAGAAACGCAGAATTAGCCGATTTAAATAAAATTGTAGCCATTTACAACTCAACTGTTGCTTCAAGAATGGTAACAGCAGATGTAGAAGAAGTTTCTGTAGAGAGCAAAGTACAATGGTTCAATGAGCATAATCCTGATACCCGGCCACTTTGGATGGTAGAAGATGCTGATGGGCAGATTGTAGGTTGGGTAAGTTTTAGCTCATTCCATGAAAGACCTGCTTACCTTGGAACCGTGGAAGTAAGTATTTATCTGGATGAAAGGTCCAGAGGAAAAGGCTATGGTAAAACAATTCTTCAATATTGTATTGATAATGCCGGAAGATTTGGAGTAATCAATCTGGTAGCTCTTATTTTTCTTCACAATGAACCGAGTTTGAAGCTATTCAGACACTTTGGTTTTGAAGATTGGGGAACACTGCCGGATGTGGCTGTTTTGGATGGCATTGAAAGAAGTCTGAAGATTTTAGGCAAAAGAATCAAATAA
- the era gene encoding GTPase Era, whose amino-acid sequence MHKAGFVNIVGKPNAGKSTLLNQLMGEKLAIVTQKAQTTRHRIFGIYNEEDLQIVFSDTPGVLDPKYGLQEKMMDFVKDSLQDADVFLFIVDVTDKAEPSEFLIDKLNKIPVPVLLLLNKVDQTDQAGLEKLVEYWHNKIPKAEILPISALNAFNTEVILPKLKSLLPESPPYYDKDQYTDKPERFFVNEAIREKILLNYDKEIPYSVEVVTEQFKEKEGIIFIDSIIYVERDTQKGIIIGHKGEAIKKVGTEARLDLEKFFSKKIHLNLFVKVKKDWRKNDRDLKNFGYR is encoded by the coding sequence ATGCACAAAGCTGGATTTGTAAACATAGTTGGAAAGCCCAATGCCGGAAAATCAACACTTCTTAACCAATTAATGGGGGAGAAGCTGGCGATTGTAACGCAGAAAGCCCAGACAACCCGTCACAGAATTTTTGGTATTTATAATGAAGAGGACCTTCAGATCGTATTTTCCGATACTCCGGGAGTATTGGATCCAAAATATGGATTGCAGGAAAAGATGATGGATTTTGTAAAGGATTCCCTTCAGGATGCCGATGTATTTCTGTTTATTGTTGATGTAACGGACAAAGCTGAGCCTTCTGAGTTCTTAATTGATAAATTAAATAAAATTCCTGTTCCTGTACTTTTATTATTAAATAAAGTAGACCAGACTGATCAGGCGGGACTTGAGAAATTAGTAGAGTACTGGCATAACAAGATTCCAAAAGCAGAAATTCTTCCTATTTCTGCTCTAAATGCCTTTAATACAGAAGTTATTCTTCCCAAATTAAAGTCGTTATTACCCGAAAGCCCACCTTACTACGATAAGGATCAATATACTGATAAACCTGAAAGATTCTTCGTGAATGAGGCCATTCGTGAGAAGATTCTTTTGAATTACGATAAAGAAATTCCATATTCTGTGGAAGTGGTGACTGAACAGTTTAAAGAAAAAGAAGGAATTATCTTCATCGATTCTATTATTTATGTAGAAAGAGATACCCAAAAAGGAATCATTATTGGACATAAAGGTGAGGCTATCAAAAAAGTAGGTACAGAAGCAAGGTTGGATCTTGAAAAGTTCTTTTCCAAGAAAATTCACTTAAATTTATTTGTTAAGGTGAAAAAAGACTGGAGAAAGAATGACAGAGACCTTAAGAATTTTGGTTACAGATAG
- a CDS encoding alpha/beta hydrolase family protein — protein sequence MKIKLTICLLAFLNFYDAQENITYQKPSAEILKLADYERPPSVLMNNKKDWVVFTYRSTYKTLDDLNQQEMKLGGLRINPVTNIASTTTYFNNLKIRKFSDKNEVQVKNLPAGAKIAYVQFSPDEKKLTFTNTTNKGVELWIIDLETAAAKKITGDILNANLGTPYLWYNDSQSLLIRTLPQNRPALIDSGKDLPTGPIVSTADGKVSQNRTYQDLLKNPQDEKNFETLVTSEVFNVDLNGNLKKVMNQDMYTGLSFSPDGNYLLSTVIKKPFSYIVPLSRFPMTTTVYDTKGNTVKVVNEIPLNEIMPKGFSSVRTGKREMSWRSDAPATLVFTEALDGGDQYKTAEYRDEIFTWEAPFTAAPKSFFKIKQRFEDVDWTNDHYALVSEEWYDTRNTKTFLVDLNNGESKIIDDRNSQDVYSDPGNFNTIKNQYGRSVIDIKGGKAYLIGDGFTKDGQHPFIDEMDIKSLKKKRLYTSNLKGAKESIVDILNPSKGEILTKQESSNQYPNFYKKNIKSNKAEAVTHFVNPFESIKDVYKEVITYKRNDGVTLTGTLYLPANYDRKAKKEKLPLLIWAYPREYKDKNTAGQSTQNDNDFTFPYYGSFVYWVTKGYAVLDNAAFPIIGEGKTEPNDTFITQLVADADAAINAVDQLGYIDKKKVAVGGHSYGAFMTANLLTHSNLFACGIARSGAYNRTLTPFGFQSEQRNYWDVPEIYNTMSPFMNADKMKTPLLLIHGDADNNPGTFTLQTERYFQALKNLGAPVRMVLLPKESHGYQAKENIFHVLWEQDQFLEKCLKK from the coding sequence ATGAAGATAAAACTGACAATTTGCCTTCTGGCATTTCTCAATTTTTATGATGCCCAGGAGAATATTACCTATCAAAAACCTTCTGCTGAAATCCTGAAATTGGCAGACTATGAAAGACCTCCATCAGTTCTGATGAACAATAAAAAGGATTGGGTGGTTTTCACCTATCGTTCTACTTATAAGACGCTGGATGATCTTAACCAGCAGGAAATGAAGTTGGGCGGTTTGAGAATTAATCCGGTTACAAATATTGCAAGCACGACTACTTATTTCAATAATCTTAAAATAAGAAAATTCAGTGATAAAAATGAGGTTCAGGTGAAAAACCTTCCCGCCGGAGCTAAAATTGCCTATGTTCAGTTTTCGCCGGATGAAAAGAAACTGACTTTCACCAATACCACCAATAAAGGAGTAGAATTATGGATTATAGATTTGGAAACCGCTGCAGCCAAAAAAATTACGGGAGACATCCTGAATGCTAATTTAGGAACTCCATATCTATGGTATAATGATTCTCAAAGTTTATTAATCAGAACACTGCCTCAAAACAGACCTGCTCTCATTGATTCAGGGAAAGATCTTCCAACAGGGCCCATTGTTTCTACTGCAGATGGAAAAGTTTCTCAGAACAGAACCTATCAGGACCTTTTGAAAAACCCACAGGATGAGAAGAACTTTGAAACATTGGTCACTTCTGAAGTTTTCAATGTGGATTTGAACGGAAACCTAAAAAAGGTAATGAATCAGGACATGTACACAGGGTTAAGTTTTTCTCCGGACGGAAACTACCTGCTATCTACCGTTATTAAAAAGCCATTCTCTTATATTGTTCCTTTGAGTAGATTTCCTATGACTACAACGGTGTATGATACGAAAGGAAATACCGTAAAAGTGGTGAACGAAATTCCTTTGAATGAAATTATGCCTAAAGGTTTTTCATCCGTAAGAACAGGAAAGAGAGAAATGTCCTGGAGAAGTGATGCCCCGGCAACATTAGTTTTTACAGAGGCACTTGACGGAGGTGATCAGTATAAAACGGCAGAATACAGAGATGAAATCTTCACTTGGGAAGCTCCATTTACCGCAGCTCCGAAATCATTCTTTAAAATCAAACAGAGATTTGAGGATGTAGACTGGACGAATGATCACTATGCTTTAGTCTCTGAAGAATGGTATGATACGAGAAATACCAAAACTTTCTTGGTGGATCTTAATAATGGAGAATCAAAGATTATTGATGACAGAAATTCTCAGGATGTGTATAGCGATCCGGGAAATTTCAATACCATTAAAAATCAATATGGCAGATCTGTTATCGATATCAAAGGCGGAAAAGCTTATCTGATAGGAGATGGGTTTACGAAAGATGGTCAGCATCCTTTTATTGATGAAATGGATATCAAATCATTAAAGAAAAAAAGACTGTATACTTCTAATCTTAAAGGAGCTAAAGAAAGTATTGTAGATATTTTAAACCCTTCAAAAGGAGAAATCTTAACAAAGCAGGAATCTTCCAACCAATACCCGAACTTCTACAAAAAGAACATCAAATCCAATAAAGCTGAAGCAGTAACGCATTTTGTAAATCCATTTGAAAGCATCAAAGATGTTTATAAAGAAGTGATTACGTATAAAAGAAATGATGGGGTTACCTTGACAGGAACTCTTTACTTACCAGCAAACTACGACAGAAAGGCTAAGAAAGAAAAATTGCCTTTATTGATCTGGGCTTATCCAAGAGAATATAAAGATAAAAATACAGCTGGACAGAGTACTCAGAATGATAACGATTTTACATTCCCATATTACGGATCTTTCGTGTACTGGGTAACTAAAGGATATGCTGTTTTAGATAATGCTGCATTCCCAATCATTGGAGAAGGAAAAACAGAACCCAATGATACCTTCATTACGCAATTGGTAGCGGATGCAGATGCCGCTATCAATGCCGTAGACCAGTTAGGATATATCGATAAAAAGAAAGTCGCTGTAGGAGGACACTCTTATGGAGCATTTATGACGGCTAATTTATTGACGCATTCCAACCTATTTGCTTGTGGTATTGCAAGAAGTGGTGCTTATAACAGAACGTTGACACCATTTGGATTCCAAAGTGAGCAAAGAAATTACTGGGATGTTCCGGAGATCTATAATACCATGTCTCCGTTTATGAATGCAGATAAAATGAAAACTCCGCTGCTTCTGATCCATGGTGATGCGGATAATAATCCGGGAACGTTTACCTTGCAGACGGAAAGATATTTCCAGGCTTTGAAAAACCTTGGAGCACCGGTAAGAATGGTTCTTCTTCCAAAAGAATCCCATGGATATCAGGCTAAAGAAAATATTTTTCACGTCTTATGGGAACAAGATCAGTTCCTTGAGAAGTGTCTGAAAAAATAA
- a CDS encoding MATE family efflux transporter → MKFLNKNYTKECLTLALPVMLTQVGQVSVNLFDNIIVGKLLGADALASVSLGNAVFFSIFVLALGFSFAIPPLVSEAHSKEDHNTINSVFSHGFVINMTVGVLLMIILLLGMPLLYHSGQPAKIIPDTVDFLSIMVISMIPFMAFQTLREVSEGLSYTIGVTKATIIANIINIVLNYVFIKGLWGFPPMGVKGSALATLISRIFMVVFLYFVLLKEKRTRRYIKDFSLKIQNFSKAMFDKMVRLGLPTALQMFFEVTAFAGAAFICGLISAHDIASHQIALSMASFTFNLCVGFSVASTVMIGRKLGEQNFVELRKVGINNLKIAFIFMCICGLVFILGRNILPTFFTKKEEIEVITLASKLMIIAALFQLSDGIQVTALGTLRGIQDVKIPSIYTFIAYWVITIPLGYFFCVTLEMGAFGMWIALGLGLTVSAVFLVKRFLNMSAKRIKQNM, encoded by the coding sequence ATGAAATTTTTAAACAAAAACTACACAAAAGAATGCCTGACTTTGGCTCTGCCTGTGATGCTCACCCAGGTAGGGCAAGTTTCAGTGAATTTATTTGACAATATTATTGTCGGAAAACTTTTAGGCGCTGATGCATTAGCGTCTGTTTCATTAGGTAACGCTGTGTTTTTCTCCATATTTGTATTGGCACTTGGGTTTTCATTTGCGATCCCGCCATTGGTTTCAGAAGCGCATTCAAAGGAGGATCACAATACAATCAATTCTGTGTTCAGTCATGGTTTTGTAATTAATATGACGGTTGGGGTTCTTCTGATGATTATCCTTTTATTAGGAATGCCTCTACTCTATCACTCCGGTCAACCCGCGAAGATCATCCCTGATACGGTAGACTTTTTAAGCATTATGGTCATCAGTATGATTCCATTTATGGCATTTCAGACGCTTCGTGAGGTTTCTGAAGGTCTTTCATACACTATTGGAGTAACAAAAGCTACCATCATTGCAAACATTATTAATATAGTTTTAAACTATGTGTTTATCAAAGGGCTTTGGGGATTCCCACCAATGGGTGTAAAGGGATCTGCTTTAGCCACCTTAATTTCCAGAATCTTCATGGTGGTTTTTCTTTATTTTGTATTATTGAAGGAAAAGAGGACCAGACGTTATATCAAGGATTTTTCATTAAAAATTCAAAACTTCTCCAAAGCGATGTTTGATAAAATGGTAAGATTAGGATTACCTACAGCATTACAGATGTTCTTTGAGGTAACAGCTTTTGCCGGTGCTGCATTCATCTGCGGATTAATTTCTGCACATGATATCGCCTCTCACCAGATTGCTTTAAGTATGGCCTCATTTACTTTCAACCTTTGCGTTGGATTTAGCGTGGCATCTACGGTTATGATTGGAAGAAAACTGGGTGAGCAGAACTTTGTTGAATTAAGAAAAGTGGGCATCAACAATTTAAAGATTGCTTTTATCTTTATGTGTATTTGTGGATTGGTTTTCATCCTGGGACGAAATATCCTTCCTACATTCTTTACGAAAAAGGAAGAAATAGAAGTAATTACATTAGCTTCAAAACTGATGATTATAGCTGCTTTATTCCAGCTTTCTGATGGGATTCAGGTAACTGCTTTAGGTACCTTAAGAGGAATACAGGATGTGAAAATACCATCCATATATACTTTTATCGCCTATTGGGTGATTACGATTCCTCTAGGGTATTTCTTCTGTGTAACATTGGAAATGGGAGCTTTTGGAATGTGGATTGCTCTTGGATTAGGATTAACAGTTTCTGCCGTTTTCCTGGTTAAAAGATTCCTGAACATGTCTGCTAAACGAATTAAGCAAAATATGTAA
- a CDS encoding class I SAM-dependent methyltransferase, translating to MKKITKLLLNKIPRPMLIKMSIWARPLIYQFFKGDEFYDPIDGRSYRKFLPYGYGKQRENALSPGTLSLERHRQMWLYLQNETDFFIKNYKVLHIAPEQEFLRKFKRMSNLNYVSADLYSPIVDVKADILDLPFENDSFDIIFCNHVLEHIEDDAKAMSELYRVMKPGGWGILQVPMKNSLEKTYEDFTIKDPKERQKHFGQYDHVRWYGMDYFDRLRNAGFETDVNFYSQKFSEEEIKKYGLRSSEILPLVFKK from the coding sequence ATGAAGAAGATAACTAAGCTTTTACTGAATAAAATTCCACGTCCAATGCTTATTAAAATGAGCATCTGGGCAAGACCGCTTATTTATCAGTTTTTCAAAGGAGATGAATTTTATGATCCTATCGATGGAAGATCCTATCGGAAGTTTCTGCCTTATGGCTATGGGAAACAAAGAGAAAATGCTCTTTCTCCGGGAACTTTAAGTCTGGAAAGACATCGCCAGATGTGGCTATATCTTCAAAATGAAACCGATTTTTTCATTAAAAATTATAAAGTACTGCATATTGCTCCAGAACAGGAATTCTTGAGGAAATTCAAAAGGATGAGCAATCTGAATTATGTTTCGGCAGATCTTTATTCTCCCATTGTAGATGTGAAAGCTGATATTCTTGATTTACCCTTCGAGAATGACAGCTTTGATATTATTTTCTGTAACCACGTTCTGGAACATATTGAAGACGATGCAAAAGCAATGAGTGAGTTATACAGGGTAATGAAACCCGGAGGATGGGGAATTCTTCAGGTTCCAATGAAAAATTCACTGGAAAAAACCTATGAAGATTTTACCATTAAAGATCCGAAAGAACGTCAGAAACATTTTGGTCAATATGATCACGTCCGCTGGTACGGAATGGATTATTTTGACCGTTTAAGAAATGCAGGTTTTGAAACAGATGTTAATTTCTATTCACAGAAATTTTCGGAAGAAGAAATAAAGAAATATGGGTTAAGAAGCAGTGAAATCTTACCTTTAGTTTTCAAAAAATAA
- a CDS encoding Crp/Fnr family transcriptional regulator: protein MSIDQILDQIYLLPESSKNSLKNYISEVSHPKGYCLMEADKVIPYVYFIRKGIARAYSSTSDNDITFWFGSEGQCVLSMKSYVEDKPGYESIELLEDCDLYRLETENLKMLFNEDIHIANWGRKLAEAEMIKSEELIISRQFKTSLERYKDIIQYQPDLLKRVQLGHIASYLGITQVSLSRIRAEIK, encoded by the coding sequence ATGAGTATAGACCAGATTCTTGACCAGATTTACCTTCTACCGGAAAGCTCTAAAAATAGTTTAAAAAACTATATCTCCGAAGTCTCCCATCCCAAAGGCTACTGTCTGATGGAAGCGGATAAAGTGATCCCTTACGTGTATTTTATCCGTAAAGGAATTGCGCGCGCTTACTCTTCTACTTCGGATAATGATATTACGTTCTGGTTTGGCAGTGAAGGTCAATGCGTCCTTTCCATGAAAAGCTATGTGGAAGACAAACCTGGTTATGAAAGCATTGAGTTACTGGAAGACTGTGATCTGTACAGGCTTGAAACCGAAAACCTCAAAATGCTGTTTAATGAGGACATTCATATAGCCAACTGGGGCAGAAAACTGGCTGAAGCGGAAATGATAAAATCTGAAGAACTGATTATTTCAAGACAATTCAAAACTTCTCTGGAACGGTATAAAGATATTATTCAGTACCAGCCTGATTTACTGAAAAGAGTTCAGCTTGGTCACATTGCTTCTTACCTTGGAATTACTCAGGTGAGTTTGAGTAGAATCCGTGCGGAGATTAAGTAA